A region of bacterium DNA encodes the following proteins:
- a CDS encoding AIR synthase-related protein, whose protein sequence is MATYKQAGVDVKLGDICSHIMSESADKTFSNRNNKLGKVKVIEQKGLHRVITISLGVFKIMLNSDGIGTKVEFAERMGRHDTMAYDLFAMLCDDSVRYGAEPIAISNILDMNSLNKKIVQELANGMEKAAKVAGVAVISGEIAELGRRVSGYGDINYNWGGTVLSVIKKELDSRKIVEGDSVVSFKEYGFRSNGISLVRNVMEKKHGQKWHTKKVDGKQLGDMALEPSVIYSKAVLDVLDSIKGVAHITGGGIPGKLGRVISKTGLGAEISDPFEPCQLMSLVQKEGNITDREAYLTWNMGQGMMVITDNPEKVMKTLKKYKIETKISGQITDQDKIRIYSRGVFNNGKTLEFSIK, encoded by the coding sequence ATGGCAACATATAAACAAGCAGGGGTTGACGTCAAACTTGGAGATATATGCTCTCATATAATGTCTGAATCTGCTGATAAAACATTTTCAAATAGAAACAATAAGTTAGGTAAAGTAAAAGTTATTGAACAGAAAGGTCTGCACAGAGTGATAACTATATCTCTTGGAGTTTTTAAGATTATGCTTAATAGCGATGGCATAGGGACAAAGGTGGAGTTTGCAGAAAGAATGGGTAGACACGATACTATGGCTTACGACCTTTTTGCTATGTTATGCGATGATTCTGTTAGATATGGGGCTGAACCTATTGCTATATCTAATATTTTGGATATGAACTCTCTTAATAAAAAAATTGTTCAAGAGTTAGCTAATGGTATGGAAAAAGCAGCAAAGGTTGCAGGGGTTGCAGTTATATCTGGTGAGATTGCAGAGTTGGGTAGAAGAGTGTCTGGATATGGAGATATAAATTATAATTGGGGCGGCACTGTGTTAAGTGTTATAAAAAAAGAACTTGATAGCAGAAAAATAGTTGAAGGTGATTCTGTTGTTAGTTTTAAAGAGTATGGGTTCAGGTCAAACGGAATTTCTCTCGTAAGAAACGTTATGGAAAAAAAGCATGGTCAAAAATGGCATACAAAAAAAGTGGATGGAAAACAACTTGGAGATATGGCTCTTGAACCATCTGTTATATATTCAAAAGCTGTGTTAGATGTGTTAGATTCCATTAAAGGTGTTGCACATATAACAGGTGGAGGTATACCGGGAAAACTTGGAAGAGTAATATCAAAAACTGGGCTTGGAGCAGAGATATCCGATCCGTTTGAACCTTGCCAACTAATGTCTTTAGTTCAAAAGGAAGGAAATATTACTGATAGAGAGGCTTATTTGACATGGAATATGGGTCAAGGTATGATGGTAATAACAGATAACCCCGAAAAAGTAATGAAAACCCTCAAAAAATATAAGATTGAAACAAAAATTTCTGGACAAATAACCGACCAAGATAAGATAAGAATATATAGTAGAGGGGTTTTCAACAATGGTAAAACTCTTGAGTTTTCAATAAAATAA
- a CDS encoding aminotransferase class I/II-fold pyridoxal phosphate-dependent enzyme — protein sequence MNKELFKNIESERIRYLPTYIFQEINDRKTILIKEGKDIIDLSMGNPDMPAPKPVIEKLIEATSDKEAHRYSVSKGIMALRKGVCEWYEKRFGVVLDAQEESIVCIGSKEGVNHLALAIFNHNDTVMVPNPTYPSHFYSVAIAGAKIYDMPLTKENNFTPTLPENFLGSEKPKAIVIGFPSNPTTQIADIGFFERVVKFAKKNNIIVIHDNAYAELGFDGYKAPSFLQTEGAKEVGIEFYSLSKTYNMAGWRVGFAVGNKYIIKALARLKSYYDYGMFAPIQEAGVAALSLDQKYIDETVGTYQRRRDILVEGLNKIGWKVQKPKATMYLWAEIPDKFKEMGSKEFSLYLMDKAGVAVSPGIGFGKYGEGYLRIALVANEERIRQSICSIEKIM from the coding sequence ATGAATAAAGAACTCTTTAAAAATATAGAATCTGAAAGGATAAGATATCTTCCTACATATATATTTCAAGAGATTAATGATAGAAAAACAATACTTATCAAAGAGGGTAAGGATATAATAGATTTGAGTATGGGTAACCCTGATATGCCTGCACCTAAACCTGTTATAGAGAAATTGATAGAGGCAACCAGTGATAAGGAAGCTCACCGTTATAGCGTTTCAAAAGGTATAATGGCGTTAAGAAAAGGTGTATGCGAATGGTACGAAAAACGGTTTGGAGTAGTGCTTGATGCTCAAGAAGAGTCTATCGTATGTATTGGTTCTAAAGAGGGTGTTAACCACCTTGCTCTTGCAATCTTTAACCACAACGATACAGTTATGGTACCTAACCCCACCTACCCAAGCCATTTTTATAGTGTGGCTATTGCAGGCGCAAAAATATATGATATGCCTTTAACGAAAGAGAACAATTTTACTCCAACCTTACCTGAAAATTTTTTAGGTAGTGAAAAACCAAAGGCTATAGTGATAGGGTTTCCAAGTAATCCTACCACACAGATTGCTGATATAGGTTTTTTTGAAAGAGTTGTAAAGTTTGCTAAAAAGAACAATATTATTGTTATCCACGATAATGCTTACGCTGAACTTGGGTTTGACGGGTATAAAGCTCCAAGTTTTCTTCAAACAGAAGGGGCTAAAGAGGTCGGTATAGAGTTCTACTCTCTTTCTAAAACTTATAATATGGCTGGTTGGAGAGTGGGTTTTGCTGTCGGTAATAAGTATATAATAAAAGCGTTAGCAAGACTTAAAAGTTATTACGACTATGGTATGTTTGCTCCTATACAAGAGGCAGGGGTAGCGGCTTTGAGTCTTGACCAAAAATATATAGATGAAACAGTTGGAACATACCAGAGAAGACGAGATATTTTGGTTGAAGGTTTAAATAAGATCGGATGGAAGGTCCAGAAACCTAAAGCAACTATGTATTTGTGGGCCGAAATACCTGACAAATTTAAGGAGATGGGGTCAAAAGAGTTTAGTCTATATCTTATGGATAAAGCAGGTGTAGCAGTTTCACCGGGTATTGGGTTTGGTAAATATGGTGAAGGGTATCTAAGAATTGCTCTTGTTGCAAATGAAGAGAGGATACGCCAATCAATCTGTTCTATTGAAAAGATAATGTAA